The following coding sequences lie in one Spinacia oleracea cultivar Varoflay chromosome 1, BTI_SOV_V1, whole genome shotgun sequence genomic window:
- the LOC110793472 gene encoding E3 ubiquitin-protein ligase RGLG5 isoform X2: MGNRSSSRRRSVSSYERTPSQSHGFPPPSPYVSQPGYAPQTPYTSHSQHPPYAPSPLPSYAPPPPTTTRPKKTLERKYSRIADNYRTLDEVTAALAHAGLESSNLIVGIDFTKSNEWTGAKSFNRRSLHHIGNDPNPYEEAISIIGKTISAFDEDNLIPCYGFGDASTHDQDVFSFYDDDRYCQGFEEVLSRYRELVPQLRLAGPTSFAPVIEMAMTIVEQSGGQYHVLLIIADGQVTRSVDTQQGNLSPQEQKTIEAIVQASAYPLSIVLVGVGDGPWDMMREFDDNIPARAFDNFQFVNFTQIMSKNVDTSKKQTEFALSALMEIPSQYKATLEHGILGRRTGHCPERVCLPPPQYNAASGRIGSKSFSRTSSFQKSSPAYPHPGAGLGTSSSSTPAYSSTAPPSASAYSSTAPPSTSTYENQLCPICITSPKNMAFGCGHQTCCDCGEFLDACPICRRSIETRIRLY; encoded by the exons ATGGGAAATAGAAGTTCATCGAGGAGGAGGTCAGTGTCTTCATACGAGCGGACTCCTAGCCAAAGCCATGGGTTTCCACCGCCTTCTCCGTATGTGTCTCAGCCAGGTTACGCTCCACAAACACCTTATACATCTCATTCTCAGCATCCTCCATATGCGCCTTCACCGTTGCCTAGTTATGCTCCCCCTCCTCCAACTACTACACGTCCTAAGAAGACGTTAGAAAGAAAGTATTCGAGGATTGCAGATAACTATCGCACCTTGGATGAG GTTACTGCAGCACTTGCACATGCAGGGCTTGAGTCATCCAATTTGATTGTTGGCATTGACTTTACAAAGAGCAATGAGTGGACAG GTGCTAAGTCATTCAATAGACGAAGTCTACATCACATTGGAAATGATCCAAACCCCTATGAGGAAGCAATATCAATTATTGGAAAAACTATATCTGCGTTCGATGAGGATAATTTGATTCCATGTTATGGATTTGGAGATG CATCAACCCATGACCAGGATGTCTTCAGTTTCTACGATGATGACAGATACTGCCAAGGATTTGAGGAAGTTCTCTCACGTTATAGAGAGTTGGTTCCCCAATTACGGCTAGCAG GGCCAACCTCGTTTGCTCCCGTTATTGAAATGGCCATGACTATAGTCGAACAAAGTGGTGGACAATATCATGTTTTGCTGATTATTGCTGATGGACAG GTCACAAGGAGCGTTGACACACAGCAAGGAAACCTTAGCCCACAAGAGCAAAAGACAATTGAAGCAATAGTCCAAGCAAG TGCATATCCCCTGTCAATAGTTCTGGTTGGAGTGGGAGATGGGCCATGGGACATGATGAGAGAGTTTGATGATAACATCCCTGCTCGGGCTTTTGATAACTTCCAA TTTGTGAATTTCACTCAAATCATGTCAAAGAATGTGGACACGTCGAAAAAGCAAACCGAATTTGCGCTCTCAGCCTTAATGGAAATACCTTCTCAATATAAAGCTACTCTTGAACACGGCATATTGGG CCGTAGAACTGGACATTGTCCGGAGAGGGTTTGCCTTCCTCCACCTCAATACAATGCTGCATCTGGACGCATTGGCTCAAAATCGTTTTCCCGCACAAGCAGTTTTCAGAAGAGTTCTCCAGCTTATCCTCATCCAGGAGCTGGACTTGGCACAAGTTCATCTTCAACTCCTGCTTATAGTAGCACTGCCCCACCCTCAGCCTCTGCTTATAGTAGCACCGCTCCTCCCTCAACTTCTACTTATGAAAATCAG CTTTGTCCTATATGCATCACCAGTCCTAAGAATATGGCTTTCGGTTGTGGGCATCAG ACATGCTGTGATTGTGGAGAGTTTCTGGATGCTTGCCCAATTTGCCGACGTTCAATTGAGACCAGAATAAGGCTGTACTAA
- the LOC110793472 gene encoding E3 ubiquitin-protein ligase RGLG5 isoform X1 has product MLLWLLFLVALVYCIWRSGVVQVQMGNRSSSRRRSVSSYERTPSQSHGFPPPSPYVSQPGYAPQTPYTSHSQHPPYAPSPLPSYAPPPPTTTRPKKTLERKYSRIADNYRTLDEVTAALAHAGLESSNLIVGIDFTKSNEWTGAKSFNRRSLHHIGNDPNPYEEAISIIGKTISAFDEDNLIPCYGFGDASTHDQDVFSFYDDDRYCQGFEEVLSRYRELVPQLRLAGPTSFAPVIEMAMTIVEQSGGQYHVLLIIADGQVTRSVDTQQGNLSPQEQKTIEAIVQASAYPLSIVLVGVGDGPWDMMREFDDNIPARAFDNFQFVNFTQIMSKNVDTSKKQTEFALSALMEIPSQYKATLEHGILGRRTGHCPERVCLPPPQYNAASGRIGSKSFSRTSSFQKSSPAYPHPGAGLGTSSSSTPAYSSTAPPSASAYSSTAPPSTSTYENQLCPICITSPKNMAFGCGHQTCCDCGEFLDACPICRRSIETRIRLY; this is encoded by the exons ATGTTGCTTTGGTTGTTATTTTTGGTTGCTTTGGTGTATTGCATTTGGAGAAGTGGAGTAGTTCAAGTACAAATGGGAAATAGAAGTTCATCGAGGAGGAGGTCAGTGTCTTCATACGAGCGGACTCCTAGCCAAAGCCATGGGTTTCCACCGCCTTCTCCGTATGTGTCTCAGCCAGGTTACGCTCCACAAACACCTTATACATCTCATTCTCAGCATCCTCCATATGCGCCTTCACCGTTGCCTAGTTATGCTCCCCCTCCTCCAACTACTACACGTCCTAAGAAGACGTTAGAAAGAAAGTATTCGAGGATTGCAGATAACTATCGCACCTTGGATGAG GTTACTGCAGCACTTGCACATGCAGGGCTTGAGTCATCCAATTTGATTGTTGGCATTGACTTTACAAAGAGCAATGAGTGGACAG GTGCTAAGTCATTCAATAGACGAAGTCTACATCACATTGGAAATGATCCAAACCCCTATGAGGAAGCAATATCAATTATTGGAAAAACTATATCTGCGTTCGATGAGGATAATTTGATTCCATGTTATGGATTTGGAGATG CATCAACCCATGACCAGGATGTCTTCAGTTTCTACGATGATGACAGATACTGCCAAGGATTTGAGGAAGTTCTCTCACGTTATAGAGAGTTGGTTCCCCAATTACGGCTAGCAG GGCCAACCTCGTTTGCTCCCGTTATTGAAATGGCCATGACTATAGTCGAACAAAGTGGTGGACAATATCATGTTTTGCTGATTATTGCTGATGGACAG GTCACAAGGAGCGTTGACACACAGCAAGGAAACCTTAGCCCACAAGAGCAAAAGACAATTGAAGCAATAGTCCAAGCAAG TGCATATCCCCTGTCAATAGTTCTGGTTGGAGTGGGAGATGGGCCATGGGACATGATGAGAGAGTTTGATGATAACATCCCTGCTCGGGCTTTTGATAACTTCCAA TTTGTGAATTTCACTCAAATCATGTCAAAGAATGTGGACACGTCGAAAAAGCAAACCGAATTTGCGCTCTCAGCCTTAATGGAAATACCTTCTCAATATAAAGCTACTCTTGAACACGGCATATTGGG CCGTAGAACTGGACATTGTCCGGAGAGGGTTTGCCTTCCTCCACCTCAATACAATGCTGCATCTGGACGCATTGGCTCAAAATCGTTTTCCCGCACAAGCAGTTTTCAGAAGAGTTCTCCAGCTTATCCTCATCCAGGAGCTGGACTTGGCACAAGTTCATCTTCAACTCCTGCTTATAGTAGCACTGCCCCACCCTCAGCCTCTGCTTATAGTAGCACCGCTCCTCCCTCAACTTCTACTTATGAAAATCAG CTTTGTCCTATATGCATCACCAGTCCTAAGAATATGGCTTTCGGTTGTGGGCATCAG ACATGCTGTGATTGTGGAGAGTTTCTGGATGCTTGCCCAATTTGCCGACGTTCAATTGAGACCAGAATAAGGCTGTACTAA